TCATGGAAAAACGAGGCGATATCGAGCGAATTTCCTGGGGGGTTTACCAAGCCCCTTCTTTGCTGGAAGATGAGTTTTTCCTTTTTCAATCGAAGTACAAAGCGGCTTATTTTTCCCATGAGACTGCATTGTATCTTCATGACCTCACGGATCGAACGCCTCTGTTTTTTACCGTATCTGTTCCATCCACCTATCACTCCAGCGATCTATCCGATAGTTCGCACAAAGTCTTCTACGTCCGCTCAAATATGCTCAAAATGGGCATCATTCATATTCAATCGCCCCATGGGAACACCTTGAAGGTAACCGGGGTGGAAAGAACGATCGTTGATCTACTACGTAGTCGCAGCCGGGTTGAAGATCAAATCATTTTCGACGCCTTGAAACGCTATGCACGCTTGAAAAGCAAGGATGTGGACTTGCTGTTCCGATATGCAGAAAGTTTTCGG
This genomic window from Chloroflexota bacterium contains:
- a CDS encoding abortive phage infection protein — translated: MNEHLFHYTGKQEICRVNLPNDGTKTRSNPAIKITIFCFYTILVYNISMNTKNTTGFERVHKILGTQNGIVRTADLVALGIPTAYLSIMEKRGDIERISWGVYQAPSLLEDEFFLFQSKYKAAYFSHETALYLHDLTDRTPLFFTVSVPSTYHSSDLSDSSHKVFYVRSNMLKMGIIHIQSPHGNTLKVTGVERTIVDLLRSRSRVEDQIIFDALKRYARLKSKDVDLLFRYAESFRVHTILRPYMEVLL